One stretch of Miscanthus floridulus cultivar M001 chromosome 18, ASM1932011v1, whole genome shotgun sequence DNA includes these proteins:
- the LOC136523004 gene encoding protein DMP4-like has protein sequence MKSSSVQTHMVDDDSSTHDKNLLMPPLPHGASGSTKAPAPLVDKTMCCACDIIKLLPTGTVMAFHALAPSFSNHGVCGTASRYLTLTLIGACAASCLLHSFTDSVVGHDGRLYYGMATPRGFYPFNFDGTCDEQRRRFANIPRMKIKALDFVHALVSAVLFVVVALGNAGIQSCLFPDIRPDAREVLMNLPVGLGFLSSMVFMIFPTTRKSIGYTDLMPHQQEEDGKRSNNNAV, from the coding sequence ATGAAATCAAGCTCCGTCCAAACTCACATGGTCGACGACGACTCGTCTACCCACGACAAGAACCTGCTGATGCCGCCACTTCCACATGGCGCCAGCGGTAGCACCAAGGCACCTGCCCCGTTGGTCGACAAAACCATGTGCTGCGCCTGCGACATCATCAAGCTCCTGCCGACCGGCACTGTCATGGCCTTCCATGCGCTGGCGCCGTCCTTCAGCAACCACGGCGTATGCGGCACTGCCAGCCGGTACCTTACCCTCACACTCATCGGCGCTTGCGCTGCCTCCTGCTTGCTGCACTCCTTCACCGACAGCGTGGTGGGCCACGACGGCCGGCTCTACTATGGCATGGCCACGCCGCGGGGCTTCTACCCGTTCAACTTCGACGGCACATGCGACGAGCAGAGGCGCAGGTTCGCCAACATCCCCAGGATGAAGATCAAGGCGCTGGACTTCGTGCACGCGCTTGTCTCCGCAGTCCTGTTCGTCGTCGTGGCCCTCGGCAACGCCGGCATACAGAGCTGCCTGTTCCCGGACATCAGGCCGGACGCCAGGGAAGTGCTCATGAACCTTCCGGTGGGACTTGGGTTCCTGTCCAGCATGGTGTTCATGATCTTCCCGACAACCAGGAAGAGCATCGGCTACACAGACTTGATGCCTCATCAACAAGAAGAAGATGGGAAACGAAGCAATAATAATGCCgtataa